The following are encoded together in the Pseudoalteromonas ruthenica genome:
- a CDS encoding 1-aminocyclopropane-1-carboxylate deaminase/D-cysteine desulfhydrase — MSSIITSIKESPMQQIHHPLLRHHNVQLSIKRDDLYHPLIQGNKWRKLKYNLAAFQASECRQLLTFGGPFSNHLYATAAAGKLFGLSTIGIVRGPELDMHNPTLRFAHACGMKLVAVTRKDYRLRQQKDYLNELKQRFGNVYILPEGGTNHAALRGVAELAQTLPEHDYLVCATGSGGTLAGLCAGHTQRKVLGIAVLKNADYLNHEISQLTSTHHCDWQLMQHFHDGGYGRFSDKQWRFCQDFRATYQVPLEPIYTGKMMYALWQLIAQGYFPSGSRIIAVHTGGLQGLNGLRYRGLLKAT, encoded by the coding sequence ATGAGCTCAATCATTACATCCATCAAAGAGTCGCCAATGCAGCAAATTCACCATCCGCTGCTGCGGCATCACAACGTGCAACTAAGCATCAAACGCGACGATTTGTATCACCCTCTGATTCAGGGTAATAAATGGCGAAAATTAAAGTACAACTTAGCGGCTTTTCAGGCTTCTGAATGTAGGCAGTTGCTCACTTTTGGCGGTCCTTTCTCCAATCATTTATATGCAACGGCCGCCGCTGGAAAACTATTTGGTCTAAGCACCATTGGCATCGTGCGCGGCCCTGAACTTGATATGCACAACCCCACACTGCGCTTTGCCCACGCCTGCGGTATGAAGTTAGTGGCGGTAACGCGTAAAGACTACCGCTTGCGCCAGCAAAAAGATTACCTCAATGAGCTTAAGCAACGCTTTGGTAATGTCTACATTCTCCCTGAAGGCGGAACCAACCACGCGGCGCTACGCGGTGTAGCGGAGCTAGCCCAAACTTTACCAGAACACGATTATCTAGTGTGCGCTACAGGAAGTGGCGGTACCTTAGCAGGGTTATGCGCAGGCCATACGCAGCGAAAAGTACTTGGTATTGCCGTGCTCAAAAATGCAGATTACCTGAATCATGAAATAAGCCAACTAACTTCTACACACCACTGTGACTGGCAATTAATGCAGCACTTTCATGATGGCGGTTATGGCCGCTTTAGTGACAAACAATGGCGCTTTTGCCAAGATTTCAGAGCCACCTATCAAGTGCCACTGGAGCCTATTTACACGGGGAAAATGATGTACGCCCTGTGGCAACTGATTGCACAAGGGTATTTTCCTTCCGGCAGTCGCATCATTGCCGTACATACCGGGGGCTTGCAAGGGCTCAATGGCTTGCGTTATCGCGGCCTACTCAAAGCGACTTGA